One window of Phycisphaeraceae bacterium genomic DNA carries:
- a CDS encoding pyridoxine 5'-phosphate synthase: MTHARGDTLGPRLGMNIDHVATVRNARYKDAKLDGNVTGASPFAHAEPDPVRAAHEAELGGALCITAHLREDRRHVRDRDIERLIETVRVKFNLEMAATESMVALAEKTRPHMCTLVPEGREEVTTEGGLDVAGQRDRLARIVRRLQTVGVRSSAFIDANETQIRAAADAGFDACELHTGPYAIAFAHTGGELHTGPAHAELITLQNAGALVRELGMQLNAGHGLTVASVGPVARIEGMEELHIGHSIVARSIYIGMRAAVREMVDTISAAAR, from the coding sequence ATGACACACGCTCGCGGAGACACGCTCGGCCCCCGCCTGGGGATGAACATCGACCACGTCGCGACCGTCCGTAACGCGCGATACAAGGATGCGAAGCTCGACGGGAACGTCACCGGCGCGAGTCCGTTTGCGCACGCAGAGCCCGACCCCGTCCGCGCTGCACACGAGGCGGAACTCGGCGGCGCGTTGTGCATCACCGCGCATCTGCGCGAAGATCGCAGGCATGTCCGCGATCGTGATATCGAGCGCCTCATCGAAACAGTCCGCGTGAAGTTCAATCTCGAGATGGCTGCGACCGAATCCATGGTTGCGCTCGCAGAAAAAACCCGCCCGCACATGTGCACGCTGGTGCCCGAGGGGCGCGAGGAGGTGACGACCGAGGGTGGACTGGATGTCGCGGGCCAGCGTGATCGGCTTGCGCGCATCGTGCGCAGATTGCAGACCGTCGGCGTGCGTTCCAGCGCGTTCATTGATGCAAATGAGACACAGATCCGCGCAGCGGCAGACGCTGGCTTTGATGCGTGCGAGCTGCACACCGGACCGTACGCCATCGCGTTTGCACACACGGGCGGCGAACTCCACACCGGGCCCGCGCACGCGGAGCTGATCACACTGCAGAATGCGGGCGCATTGGTTCGCGAGCTTGGCATGCAGCTCAATGCTGGACACGGGTTGACGGTTGCCAGCGTCGGGCCCGTTGCACGTATCGAGGGCATGGAGGAACTGCACATCGGGCACTCGATCGTCGCACGATCCATCTATATCGGCATGCGCGCAGCAGTGCGCGAGATGGTCGATACAATCAGTGCTGCTGCGCGATAG
- a CDS encoding aspartate carbamoyltransferase catalytic subunit — MTTTYPHDIFTLARAFDPNRNVDTEQNLEAVGGEGSLLQLRGMTPGAIRTLLVRAREFLPSVLDPSMRPQMRNEHLSSMTVALLFFEHSTRTCNSFAIAADRIGARYVNFSAANSSTNKGETIVDTARTIRSMGADVLVMRASQVCSPHLVAARTQAPVINAGDGAHEHPTQGLLDSLALANALDIDNRFDFSGRRILIVGDILHSRVARSATHALTSLGAHVTLCGPEAMVPKSLESLAPGQCDVTHDLDAQLGRADAVMMLRVQFERHIDAKSHDQSERDAFVRDYTAGYCLTTERAARMRPDAFVMHPGPFNRGIELESSVVDGGRSIIWHQVSCGVAVRMAVLEKTLAHSLETGIK; from the coding sequence ATGACTACTACCTATCCGCACGACATCTTTACGCTCGCCCGAGCCTTTGATCCGAATCGCAACGTCGATACAGAGCAGAATCTCGAAGCGGTGGGGGGCGAGGGATCATTGCTGCAGCTGCGCGGCATGACACCCGGTGCGATCCGAACGCTGCTCGTCAGGGCGCGTGAGTTTCTGCCCTCTGTGCTCGATCCATCAATGCGACCGCAGATGCGCAACGAGCATCTCTCCAGCATGACCGTCGCGCTGCTGTTCTTCGAGCACTCGACGCGCACGTGCAACAGCTTTGCTATCGCAGCCGATCGGATCGGCGCACGGTATGTGAACTTCTCAGCAGCAAACTCGTCGACCAACAAGGGCGAGACCATTGTCGACACCGCGCGCACAATCCGCTCAATGGGAGCCGACGTGCTGGTCATGCGCGCCTCGCAGGTGTGCTCACCTCATCTTGTCGCAGCTCGCACGCAGGCACCCGTCATCAACGCGGGTGATGGGGCGCACGAGCACCCGACGCAGGGACTGCTCGACTCGCTCGCGCTCGCGAACGCGCTCGATATCGACAACAGGTTCGATTTCTCGGGCAGGCGCATTCTCATCGTGGGCGATATCCTGCACTCGCGCGTTGCGCGATCAGCAACCCACGCGCTCACATCGCTGGGCGCGCACGTCACACTCTGCGGCCCGGAAGCAATGGTGCCGAAGTCGCTCGAGTCTCTCGCGCCCGGGCAATGTGATGTCACACACGATCTCGATGCACAACTCGGGCGAGCCGATGCGGTGATGATGCTCCGTGTGCAGTTCGAGCGTCACATCGACGCGAAGAGCCATGACCAGAGCGAGCGCGACGCGTTTGTGAGAGACTACACCGCGGGATACTGCCTGACAACGGAGCGTGCAGCACGCATGAGGCCCGACGCGTTCGTCATGCACCCGGGGCCATTCAATCGTGGCATCGAGCTTGAGAGCAGCGTCGTCGACGGTGGAAGGTCGATCATCTGGCATCAGGTTAGTTGCGGCGTGGCAGTACGGATGGCTGTGTTGGAAAAAACGCTCGCACACTCCCTCGAAACGGGTATAAAATAG
- a CDS encoding shikimate kinase — translation MTSPSSIRSSLVLIGLRGCGKSTLAKLIVKQFPIHRSVDLDDVVKQRMGAVTIADAWRDHGEDVFRSHERDALAELLLESNLVLALGGGTPTAPGAADLLRAAQSAGRCCIIYIYGDAGLLRQRVLASGTADRPALVGQNPLDEIDQVLSARDPLYRSLACEMVMADQPIEELVSQIVDIWHAWDRAISSA, via the coding sequence GTGACATCACCCAGTTCCATCCGGTCGTCCCTTGTGCTCATCGGCCTGCGCGGGTGTGGCAAGTCCACGCTTGCAAAGTTGATCGTAAAGCAGTTCCCGATCCATCGCTCGGTTGATCTCGATGACGTGGTCAAGCAGCGGATGGGTGCTGTGACCATCGCTGATGCGTGGCGCGACCATGGCGAGGACGTGTTCCGATCCCACGAGCGGGATGCGCTCGCCGAGCTGTTGCTCGAATCAAATCTGGTTCTTGCGCTTGGTGGTGGCACGCCCACCGCGCCGGGTGCAGCCGATCTGCTCCGCGCAGCACAGTCGGCGGGCAGGTGCTGCATCATCTATATATATGGTGATGCCGGATTGCTGCGTCAACGTGTGCTTGCATCAGGAACCGCCGATCGGCCGGCACTGGTGGGGCAGAACCCGCTCGACGAGATCGACCAGGTGCTCTCGGCGAGGGATCCGCTGTATCGCTCGCTCGCGTGCGAGATGGTCATGGCCGACCAGCCGATCGAGGAACTGGTCAGCCAGATCGTCGATATCTGGCACGCATGGGATCGTGCGATATCATCAGCCTGA